The nucleotide window CTGATATTCTATATGTCAATATCTATTGATATTCTACAAATATCTTGAGAAGGCAACGGCAAAACTCTTGTGATGTTTTTcagaaaatgtataaattctATCCAGCTATGAGAAAACAACCGATAGATTCAAACTGAGGTATATTCCACAAAGTAACTGACCAGGAATCTATAAAAGGCGGAGGAAGTGTCACAGACTGGGGGTAACTAAGGAGACAAGACACTAGGCCTGTAGccctagcactttggaaaagggaggatcacttgagctcaggagttggaggctgcagggagctatgaccttatcactgcactccagcccgggtgacagaggaaaatgctgtctgcaaaaaaaaaaaaaaaaaaaaaatgcagttaggGGTTGTGGCTGGGATCTTGAAGTAGAAAAGGGGCATTGCTTGAAAAATGATAGTGAAATCCAAATAAGGGCGGAATTAGTATTATGTCAGTAATAAATGCCTGGTTCTGATCCTTGTACCATagttatgtaagatgttaatatcAGAGAACACCAGGTAAAGGGCATTAGAGAACTCTGTACCAGTTTTGCAAGTTTTCcgtaatataaataattacataaaaaagGTTTCAAAGATACACATTAAACTGTTGGTTGAAGCAGATCAAAATCTGGGCTTTACTTCAAATTTTATTGACAATCAGGGAAGCAAGGTGAGGTCCATCCTGCTCAGGGACTGCTctctgcacatgtgtgtgtggcAGACGATTCACactggaaaaagagaaaggacgTGGACGCATTAAGCCCCTTCCATATGCCGAGTGCTGCCCTCAGCCATGGGCACTGGGCAGCCCTGCCCTCAGGAGCTCACGGTCAACAAGGGAAAAGCAGATACTGAACACAGAGTGTGGGGAGAGGGATGTGAGAGGGAAGGACAGGATGTctgggaggaggggggaagagtGTGTTCCAGTCGGAAGCAACAGTGTGTCGGGGGAAGAGTGTGTTCCAGTCAGCAGAGACCGTGTGTCAGGGGCCTTGGGCTAGAGAGAAAGGCCAACATGTCCCCTGCAGAGAAGGATCCACAAATGACCCAGAGAATGCAGCTGAGTCTCCCCACCGAGGGCTGGGACAACTCAGCTAGGTTCTTGGCACCTACAGAATTTTGCTAAGGCGTTCATAATTGAGTCCTCTTTACAAACATAGATGCCGTCTCACCAGTCTCTCCATCAAGTCCTCCTTTCTGCCACCACActctctgtcctcctcccccCACAGGGTTCCTCCTCTGCCCTAAACCTGCAGCCTATTTACTGAGACTCTCCTTAAGGGGTGTTCAAAGAAGCTGGTCCCCAGCGACCTTCTGAGGCAGCCCAATAGCCCTGACATCCAAATCCCTTGTCAGTGCATTTATAGGGGGTGTCTTGAAATGAAAGATCGCTGACTTCATGCCTCCTAGTCTAGCAAGGAACTCTGGAGCCTCAGGGCTGTGGGAGTGGCTGTTCCCCAGGGGCCGCCCCTGCAGTGGGCAGAAGTGCCACAGTATTAAAGCAGCTGCCACACAGGACACACAGATCAGGAGGTGGCCGGCAGGAGCTGAGCAGAGACCCAGCCAGGACTTAATCAGGTGAGTCCTGACCTGAGGGATCTTCCTGACTGTTCTCCCTCGTGCTTCCCTAGGAAAGCAGGGGACGTGTGTTACTCTGGGTGGGTACTTTGTGTTCCCATTGTGTCTTCTTCGTGTGCCCAGGGGACAATCAAGCATTGATTAGTCGTTCCTGAAGGACATTATACAAAAATCAGGTTCAGGAATTCAGAAAAGCAGAGCAGTGACTTGGATGGTATGAGACAGGAGAGAGTGACATCCCTGTGGGTGATCAGTAAATGCCACCATGCCAGTGTCAGAGGTGTCCTGGATCTTACTTTCAATTTGTTACACCGTTATTAGAAGGTAGTGGCGTGATTCAGACAGGGGGCAACACGCAGTCACTCTGGATTTACATTTGGACCCCCAAATGGGTGACCCACTTGAGCAATGAAAAGAAACTGTACCCAGTGGTTGGTTTCCTCTCCTGTCTGTGATCCCCACCTCCGGGTGGGAAACCTGTCATCAATGCCTGCCAATTAGGGTCTAAATCTGTACGTTCGTAATCACCTTCACAGGCATCAGGCTATTGTCCCCATGAGTCACTTCAGGATTGTCCACCAAGTGCTGAGCTgtgttccctcctcctcctcctccccttcccctcatcctcttcttccttttcttcctcttagtTGTTCAGTGTTCCTGGGACCAAAGGCTGAGCAGGGTTTAAAGTCTAAAACTGCAAATAGATCTAGACGGAGAGGATGCAAGTGGATGTGGATTTAGATCTTAGAGTAACTAAAGAATTTGTGAACGTTGATGCCCTCCCCTTGAGTTCTGGGTCCAACAGAGCATTTGTAAAATCCTTCTACTGGCCAAATTAAACGTTTCCCTGTGTCACCTTGGGAAAATAATCTTTTGTGTTGTGTCCATAGTCACTATGTTTTTCATATATGGACAAGTTTCATTGCTTTGTTAAATATTGTTTAAACATCTGAGTGGCGGATTTCATAATCaggtttgtttatttaattaccATGACGTTAGTTGTTATTTAATTGTTATTAGTTGTTATCTGTACTAGTGTATTCTAAAATGATGAGTCCTATGAAGGAAAagctaaaaaggaaaagaagaaaggaagaaaggaagggagggagggaggaaaggaaaataaaagaaaaaagaaaggaaaagaaaagaaagaaagaaagaaagagaggaacaaagaaagaagagatagCTCTTGATTTAGCTTTGTCATATCCTATGTAGTGACAACTGAACTTTGAGTGATGTCCCCATGCGTGTAGACTATGACAACTTCTGTGCTTCCTGAGAGCTCCTGGAGGTGAGGGCACATAAATGCAACCTTCTACAGGTGTGAAAATTCATTGAGATACAACAGGAAGAAACTAGTCTGAATGTCACTAACCAGCCAGCTGGCAAATCTCATGCACTCTTTCTGGTTTTCAACATATGCATCACAAAGTTGTTGGAAGAACTGACTTCTCAAACTCTCCTAGATCTATAACTTGGgatgtcatgagggtggggcccaaaggagagaaagagcccAAATGAcccccaaaggagagaaagagcaccccatgtttgtaagaggaagggctttatttcagccaggaGATgaacagcatagaagaattcaaaatggccatgctctccgactggcttggtctttccctttttatctccagtcaaaaagttgtggcccatgggtacctttctcatggGTCAGTTTGACTCAAGCTGGAGAAGTgggctctggcttttacagaatCTCAGGCTTTCatagaagcagaagcaagcatcagcctccaagtcccaggaagttaaggttttacaaattcctaagaggtGAGTCACCCTGGGGAGGACCTCACaagtgtatccttggggtctccttgagaagacttcTGTTCTTTTAGACCTtatttttctgggtatcctcCCATGAGGGGAGAGCTACATGTAAGTAGAACATACAtggtagagcctctgtaagttgaccacccaaggggacGTCCTGACTGGTCAgcatagaggtggtcaacatgaggaatgAGGCCGACTGTCCTAACACGTACATGTGGTTTGTGTCCGGACTGTGAAAGTTAGGTcagctgaaggaggtggtcaatgctgGTCAGTCAAGTCTGGAGGTTGTACTATAATTAGTACTTATGAGGCACAGGAAGTCACCAAGTAGGATGGAACATGGTGAGAGTCAGTCGTTCCTACAATAATTGCCAATTagaaaaaactgataaaataaGGATCTTATACAGGAAACCCTTAGAATCACACAGAGACCCTTGAAAAACTACACTGGTGTTGGACCTCTGCAGGgtaaaatagaattcagaaggaaaaaaaagagtgccCAAGGAAGAAGATATTGAAACAGTAATAAAGAGCAAGCACTTTCAAATATGCAATGAACAGATTTTTGGACTGGCCCTCTCCTATCCTCTGAGGCAATTTTCTTTATTACCTACTTagtcccccctcccaccccccaaaccTGTCCCTGCCTAAGAATTGTTCTATTGTTACTTGAATTTCTTCTTCAGCAGGTCCTTGGCCTTGAGGATTCAAAGAATAAACCCATGGACCActgatcagtggtaagataggattttattagacagaaagtaATACAGAAGGAGCAAAAAGTACCAAAGCTTCTAGCAAAGGGGAAGACCTAAGTTGGAAGTCTCTCTCTTGAGCCCTCTGTCTAGGGGTCTATACTACATTTTTGGCtaggacttggtaggtggaaaaacatctcttcaaagttaatgagtacattaacaaatgaatgaatgcagtccctcctccTCTAGGGCAAAGTTACCAGGTccttgaagtttttgtttctgggAAGAGATTAGGATGTGTGCTCCCTACACAAGTTGAAACTATCCAAAACATTTCAAGCTGCTTtcttcatgaccttgctagagcccagagggtgtgacctggaaagggcagcctgcttgtgcctagagatgggtgtctgatttctgagctcacttgggcctagagaatggggtaGTCTCTCTGCAGTCCTGAgtgggggaatcctgtatcactATGATTTAATGCCTCCACCGTGATGACCTTTTTCGTTATCAAAAGAGCACCCACATGATAGAGTCAAGAGACTATTAGCTCTTTACTTGTTCATTCTGGAAACGCATGCCCTAAAATCTTAACAAAACCTCTTGAGAATTCagttcagggtggcacctatCTACCAGCTGAAAGGCTGATATGGTGTCTGTCTCTCCCAGGCCTCAGCAGAATTTTTCACAGAAACTCTGGATGTTAATTTCTCCGTGCCAGTTTCTCCCTGGGCCTCTGACTCCAGGTGGTCGGGAAAATCAATTCAATTGAATTGACTCTTGAGAAATTCAATTTCCATTGTGTTCGGACTACTTTCCACATGGCAACACTAACCCTCGCCTGACACTGTCGCTGACCTGGCCTGGCCACTGTGTGAGGTGATCCCTTTGGCTCCCATCTACAGGCTGCTCTCCAAGCACCAGGCAGTAGAGCCGTGGTTCTCAGCCAGGGTGATTTTGGTCCCAGGAGGACACCTGCCAATGTGTGGAGAGGATTCTGGTGTCATgatgggtgggggcagggcacagtgagtGGAGTCCAGGGATGCTGCTTAGTAACATCCTCCAGGGCACAAGACAGACCCTCACAGCAAGACATACCCACCCACAGTGTCCACCGTGCAGGAGAGAGCAAGAACTCGCAAACGTTTTTAGCTGGTCCTGGTCACATGTATTTCTTGCATCTCACAACCCAGAGCACACAGTCACATATTCTCACTCACTCTCACACAACATAAAATGATGCTCTACATGCAAAAAAACTTACCCTTGGCACATGACACACACTGATGTTTTCTGTTACATGCAACTTTCTAGTGCCACCCAGAACCCACTGTGTTAACTATACAGCAAACTAGCAGGTGAAGACCCAAACGTGATAAAACACTGGGATAAGGAAACTCCAAGACTTTGGTGTCAAATAAAAAGTGGTAGATTTGTAACGTAGCATAACCTCAAAAGTATCAATGACCTCAACTGTAATGTTAGAGTAATAACAGGATCTAcatgaaatattctttataacAAATAAATGTGGATAAAGTGAGAAATGGCATATTATGTGGTGGACATTAAACCAATGTTGGTTCTTTTTCTTATAACCTTAATATAACAActaacctttttttaaaattgtaaaataaaattcacgCAGAAGTGGGCTAATATACAAATccaataggaaaaagaaaatgaacatctCCCTCTGTGGAGAAAATGAAGGTTTTGGCCATAGTAAGGACAAGATGAAGCCCCAGTTTTGCCTGCGAATAGGCAAAGAGCTGAAGAGCGACTCTGCTCCCTCAGGTGTCCCTGTCAGTGATGTCTTCTGGATTCCAGGCCCATCCCAGGCACCCAGGGTCTTCAGCTGTGTGGGATCCAGGCTGCCCTATTTAGGTTCTTAAAGAAAGGATGGATGGGACATGAGACTGGTTTGGTGCATTTTCATTATGGGGGGACTGATGGGTGATAATTTGGACCAAGGAATGTCTTCTAGGGACTCTTCCATTTCTGCCATGGGGAAGGCAGATCCTCCTTCTGGATTGTTGATGTTGTTCAGCCTTACATCCTGAAGTACGTTTAGCTTCTGTGGACaccttcattcatttgttcattcattacaGATACCAAGAGACTGCTGTCATGGCGGGGAAGCCCAAGCTTCACTACTACGATGGACGAGGCAGGATGGAGTCTATCCGGTGGCTCTTGGCTGCAGCTGGGGTAGAGGTAGGTTGGGACTTAGTTCAATGTCAGTTGGATCTAACATGGATGGTATCAAAATCCTTTTCTAAATAAGATGACCTATGTACAGTTTTGTCTTCAATGAAAATACCTCcagttattaagaaaaaaaggaactaaaTTGACCAGTTGAAAATAAATCTGTCCATCCATGAGGAAATAAACAactaaaagatattttcaaaagaaatgaaagaaacatcAATTAACCAAAATGTGTGGACCTTATTTGGATGtagatgtaaataaaatataaaatacaatttatgacatttatataaaaattagaaacctGAATGTTGATTGACTATTAGATGATATTGaagaattattgttaattttttagtataattGTGCCTGATTTTAGATATCATATTGTTATCATTAAAATAGTTGCTACGTTTTGGAGATACCTATTCAATGAGATCATAGGATACTGATAGGGTACCCCAGATTTATTTCATATCATGACAGAGGTGGAGAGAAGTTGGGCATATAATGAAAGCCTGAGTtggtaattattatttatttactttgtttttacttcagattaatttgaggataccaacaattaggttacatgtgtgcatttgtgaggtagagttcctgttgtagttgtgtcccacacccaggaggtgtgctgtacgCCCTCACGGTGTGCCCGTGAAGTGGGGTTACACCCTGAGTTGGTAATTATTTAAGCTAGGTGACCAAACAGTATGGATCattgtatgtaatatatattttcatgtatgCTGCCAATTTTCATACTAAAAAGGCAAAATACATAAGAAACTGAAtgtaattaaagttaaaatataaagcacaatgtgggggaaggagggtgtTGATTGTAACAAACATCCTGTTAAATATGGAGTAAACTCATTCATCAATTATTTTGCTGAGCATCTATTAAGTGCCAGGCGCTGTGTGAGGCCCTGGGGTAGACAGTGAACAGGACAGGCTTGGTCCCTCCCTAGAGCAGCCTGCTCAGCTCTGAGGATGCAGGCAAGTGACAAGGTGATTAAAGTGAGGAGTGGGGGCCTCTAGGAGGACACCCAAGCATTCCACAGGGTGACAAGGCCCTTCTTCCCAGGGTCTGAACAGGAAATACTGGTGATTCTGTGGAGTGCTGCCCTCTGGAGGTGTCCGTGGGAAAACACTCCCCAGTGCAGACTGAGGTGCTCAGCCAGTGTGTGGGGAGAAAGGCAGGGACAAGCTCAGGAGGGCTTGTCCCTCAGGAGGGAGCGCAAAGGGAGGCTGTCAGGGTGGGGTGTGTTCTGTGAAGAGACCTCGGAATGTGCGCCCTTTAGCCCCATGGCCACGTGAGGCCCTGAGTCTGGGGGATGCACTTTCTCCACAGCTTCATGGACGTGTGGGGCTCTACCCTGATCCTTTCTCAGTGTCATGGAGACACAGCAAATCCACAGAGTGCCATTCCAggtggtttacttttttttttttttttaattgagacagagtctcactttgtcactgttggtagagtgctgtggcatcacggcttacagcaacttcaaactcttgggctcaagcaatcctcttgcctcagcctcctgagtagcttgaactacaggcacctgccacaaagtccGGCAGTTTTTcctgtttagtagagatggggtcttgttcttgcttagggtggttttgaactcctgagctcaagtaatccacctgccttggccgccCAGAGCATcataggtgggagccactgtgcctagcccagGTTGTTACTGTCTACAAATGAAAGTAACACAGTGGTCCGAGTGTTAGCGTTGTGGTTCAAGTGCTTGTTAGAACCCTCAGCAGGATGAGCGCAGGTCAGGAGGTGCAGCGAGCAGGGCAGAGGGCACCCAGGCTCCCTGGTCTCCATCCCAGCTTAAGGGAAGCCTGGGGAGTCGTGGAGCAGGGAGTGCAGACCGGAAGCCCTGGCTCGGGCTCTGGGCTCCCAAAGACTCATCGTTACCATCATGTCCGTCCGTTTCCTGAGCTACATCACAGTggtggctgggcaaggtggctcaggcctgtaatgctaacactctgggaggctgaggcaggaggatctcttgaggccaggagtttgagaccagtttgagcaagagggagaccccaactctataaaaaaaaacaaaaaacacaaaaacgtTAGTCAGGCCTGGCAGCTGTCTCCcctatactcctagctacttagaaggttgaggcagaaggatcatttgagcctagcagtttgaagttgcagtgagctatggtgacatcACTGGACCCCAGCCCGGTTGACATTCAAAGACACTCTTTcataaaaaccaacaaaacaaacaaaaacacattgcagtagccccagctacttgggaggctgaggcaagagaatcgcttaagcccaagagtttgaagttgctgtgagctgtgacaccatgtcaccgtaccaaaggcaacaaagtgagactgcctcaaaaaaaaaacaaaacaaaacattgcacTGGACAACTCCACGCCACCTCCTGTAGTGACCATCCCTCTGTGTGTTTTTAACCAAATGTTTTGTTAATcactggcgtgagccactgtcTACAAATGAAAGTAACACAGTGGTCCTCACAGTGTGAGGGTTACACACACCTCATTATTCATACACTTATTCATTTATACCTATATTATGATCTTGTGTGATCACAGATGGACAAGTCTGTTCCATAAGTATGTTAGAAAACTCCAAATTCCTAACCTTTTCTAGGTTAAGAAGCCCTTTTAAACTATGAAAGGAGAAACAGTGTTAGAAATTACAGTGCAGACCGTGGTGGCAGAAGCTTAAATGGCTGTTGGCCTTGGGCACGCTCCATGCTGGCAGACACAGGGTCTGTTCTGATATCTTTTGGAAGAAATGGGCCTTCCTCACATATCACAACATTTTAACTAAAATAACATGGCAGTTCCTTCCCTCCAGTGGCATCTACTTCCAAATCATGGCTGAGTCATGGACATTGGTGAGGTCAGGGTGGAGGTCAAGTGAAATACAAGCAGCAGCAGCTGTGTGCCGTGacacagaccttgatgggtctgccCTAAATTTCCAAATGCTCATGACCAGATTAATCTATGTACCTGCAAATCTCAGAAATTTCCCCTTCACCATGTTATGTTCTGGACAAGGAGCTGTTCAAGTTAAAAGTCTATCATGCTTGGGGCGATCTAATAAGAACCGTTTACTATTTTTGTTTCCAGTTCGAAGAGATATTTTTACAATCGGCAGAAGATCTGGATAAGTTAAGGAATGGTAAGAACAAGCACTAAATGCCTCTGTGAGGGTAACTACTAGAAGGGAGATTTTAACATTGGCCAATGCCAGGGTgtgagggtggggtggtggtTGGGGATGGTGGAGAGGGAGAAAAGTGGTTCAGATGGAGGGGGGAAGGGCTCCTTGAACAGGTCTGGCAACCCTGGCAGGGCTCTGTGAGGATTTGCTAAAAGAACCACCCCCAGTGCTCTGAGATGCCCTCTCCCTGTCTCCTGCATTCTGCACCAGGAGTGAGCTAGGATCAGCTCAGGATCCCACACGGCCCTCCCCACGCAAGGACCCTCAAGGTCGTGCATTAGAGAAACATATAGGTCTTGAGGTCTTGAGTAAACATATCTTGAGTTCTTTACTCTTACCACATTGACAAAGTGACATCCCAGCAATATTACTGGCTTTGAAGAGCGCAAAAAGGAAACTATACATAGAAATTTCTCTTacagccgggcacggtggctcacacctgtaatcacagcactctgggaggtcgaggcgggtgaattgcttgagctcagaggttcgagaccagcctgagcaagagggagaccctgtcgctaaaaatagccgggcattgtggtgggaggctgtagtctatttgggaggctgaagcaagagaatcgcttaagcccaagagttggaggatactgtgagctgtgatgcgacggcactctactgagtgtgacaaagtgagactctgtctcaaaaaaaaaaaaaattttttttttctcttagaccTGCGTTAAATGTTATGAACACCATGGGACTTATTTGGGGACTTCCCATTTTATATGACAATGCCATAGGCCACCCTGCTGTAGCCATTCCCAACTTGTCCTAAAATATCCATGAAGATGtatcaacacacaaaaaatatggGGGATCTACTGTTTATTCAGGtaggaaacaaaaaaagttaaaaagcaaaatagagaTTGATAAGAAAAAGGACTATAAGAAACGAAAAACAAAATGCACTTTCagttgaaaggtttttttttttttttgtagagacagagtctcactgtactgccctcgggtagagtgccgtggcctcacacagctcacagcaacctctaactctttggcttacgcgattctcttgctcagcctccagagcagctgggactacaggcgcccgccacaacgcccggctatttttttgttgcagtttggccagggctgggtttgaacccgccaccctcggcatatggggccggcgccccactcactgagccacaggtgccgccccagttgAAAGGTTCTAAGACAAtaactgttgttttattttttaaccttccTTCATTGAaccaaatgtattttcattgtaaaaagAGTGGGGCCTGCAGACATCTCCTtctccttttgattttcttttctctcaagaTGGGAGTTTGATGTTCCAGCAAGTGCCCATGGTGGAGATTGATGGGATGAAGCTGGTGCAGACGAGGGCCATTCTCAACTACATCGCCAGCAAACACAACCTCTACGGGAAAGACATAAAGGAGAGAGCCCTGTAGGTACAGTTTCTGTCCCGACACCACCAGAGGACCCAGGACAGTGCAGGGGATCTGGACAGCAGTAGGCTGGGCCCTGGGCCTGTGTGTTGAGGTGCAGGATGGCAGAGTCCTGTGGACGTGGGGGAAGAGTAACATGGGAGGGGTAGGCAAGTGTGACATAGAAGAGGATGCAGCTCCCAATGTAGCTCCATGACAGAGGTTTCCAAACTCTCATGAGCCATGAACACAGGAGGGTGGTGGAATCATGATCTAGGAGTTCAGGTCTTTAGGAGCTGAGTTCCTGCCAATAGCTAGGGACAAAGGACAGAGTGTTTGAGTGTGTGTGGATGAAAGCTTGGGGATCAAAGGACCCAAAGGAACCAAATATTAAGTTTCAGAAATTACAAGAACGATGACCAGGTGCCTACGTTATCAACCAGTTATATGGACTGATCCACTTGACAAGGGTTAGTAGAGCCTGGTACCTAAGAAGCTGGGTTGAAGTTAATGTTTCAATTAAAGCCTGAAGCAGCCAGATGTATTCACTGTCACCAACACCCTGGGTTCTGCTCCCTGTCGTGATGGGACTTCATGACTCAAAAGAAAATCTGGTTGGAATCTCTCACCTTTCCTCACAAAGTTGAATACAGGGTTACTGGTGATCCAGCAATTTCTCTGCTAAGTATATGAGCCATATAAATCTAATAAAAGGTATGTAACTCAAATAACAGCAATATTGATGAAGCTAAAAAAGTGTAAACagccaggcggcacctgtagctcaaggagtagggcatcagccccatataccaggggtggtgggttcaaacctggccctggccaaaactgcaaaaaaaagagtaaacagccCACTATCCACCAGCAGTTGAATGGAGAAACAAGTGTGCCAAGGGCGTGCACAGGGAATTATTTGGCCATGATAGGGGGTGAATGAAGTTCTGATGTTTGCTCAACATGGTTGACCTTACAGACATCTCATTGCATAAAAGAAACCAGactcagggtggcgcctatggctcagtgagaagggcgccggccccatataccgagggtggagggttcaaactcagccccggctgaactgcaaccaaaaagtagccgggcgttgtggtgggcgcctgtagtcccagctgctcaggaggctgaggcaggagtatcgtggaagcccaagagctagaggttgctgtgagtcctgtgacatcatggcactccactgaaggcagtaagtgagactctgtctctacaaaaaaaaaaaaaagaaaaagaaagaaaccagaccCAAGAGGCCACACTTTCTAGGATTTCTTCTGTATGAAATGGCCCGAATATTCAAACCTACAGAGGCAGAAAGTAAACTAATGGCTGCCTGGGGCTAGAGGAGTGGGGTTTGGAGTGACAAGAAGAACACTGACATCGgtacagattttcttttcaggGTTGAACAATTAGAATCTTGTGATATGTGCTAAATTCTGTAAATgtaccaaaaactacaaaatagtaTACTTTAAAGGGGTGATAATTATAATATGTGAATATCTGGTAGTaagttgctattttaaaaagtattgcaGAAAGCCCAGTttgacagaaaagagaaaaatgtctcCTAGTTCACACCATTGCAACTGTGCACAAAACAGCACCAATGACGGGCACAGTGAAGTCGGGTCTGGAGAAAGGCAGACGTGGCTAGAGCAGGGCAGCAGCCCCTGGGGGGCGGTGGGAGCCTGGTTTATGGAAATAGTTGAAGAGCGGCTAATATTGTGCATAGAAACGGGCCTGGGGTGCAAAGCGATGAGGAGGCAGTGGAATGTGACCCAGATTTGTGTGCCCAGGATGCTCTGGAGGTCCCTGAGGCCGTTGGTCTCTGGCCACCGAATCACAGAACAAAACAAGCAGCAATAGAAATGGCAACTCTAGTGTCATGTTAGTCGTTACTTGCAGTGAATCCATCTATTTTTCTCATGACTGTGACTTGGGACAATCATTGATGCTCTTTGAACTCGTGTTTGATTATGTGATaacaaaaatgttagaaatgtatTTACACCAATTAAGGTGTTTTATATAACAAAAACCTATCAAATTGAATGACATATAGAACGTTCCTGCTGCAGATGAATTCCTTTCCACCAGCTGATACTCTGTTCCCTTAAAGTTTTAAATCACAAGGTCTAAGGTGGGAGACACTTGACAGTGAGGCTGTTTCTGTCTCTCAGGATTGACATGTATGTAGAAGGCATGGCAGACTGGAATGAAATGATTATTATGCTATTTGTCCATCCCCGCGAGGAACAAGATACCCAGCTTGCCTTGCTCAAACAGAAAACGACAGATCGCTATTTCCCTGCCTTTGAAAAAGTGAGTGAAGCTGTTCAGCCTTTCATGAGCCTGAGTTTAGAAGACCATAGAAAAATAGTGCCTGGGCATTCATGAGGCAGGGACCCTCATGGTCAGTGAGATTTCTTGACCTCCAAGGCAGCAATCtgcctataaaatattttataaaatagatagTGAAGAAGAACTGGACCAA belongs to Nycticebus coucang isolate mNycCou1 chromosome 9, mNycCou1.pri, whole genome shotgun sequence and includes:
- the LOC128594375 gene encoding glutathione S-transferase A3-like isoform X1 gives rise to the protein MPPSLARNSGASGLWEWLFPRGRPCSGQKCHSIKAAATQDTQIRRWPAGAEQRPSQDLIRYQETAVMAGKPKLHYYDGRGRMESIRWLLAAAGVEFEEIFLQSAEDLDKLRNDGSLMFQQVPMVEIDGMKLVQTRAILNYIASKHNLYGKDIKERALIDMYVEGMADWNEMIIMLFVHPREEQDTQLALLKQKTTDRYFPAFEKVLKSHGQDYLVGNRLSRADIQLVELIYNLEEFDPSLTTNFPLLKALKTRISNLPTVKKFLQPGSQRKPHEDMKSMEKTLKIFRM
- the LOC128594375 gene encoding glutathione S-transferase A3-like isoform X2 — encoded protein: MAGKPKLHYYDGRGRMESIRWLLAAAGVEFEEIFLQSAEDLDKLRNDGSLMFQQVPMVEIDGMKLVQTRAILNYIASKHNLYGKDIKERALIDMYVEGMADWNEMIIMLFVHPREEQDTQLALLKQKTTDRYFPAFEKVLKSHGQDYLVGNRLSRADIQLVELIYNLEEFDPSLTTNFPLLKALKTRISNLPTVKKFLQPGSQRKPHEDMKSMEKTLKIFRM